A genome region from Pseudomonas pergaminensis includes the following:
- a CDS encoding ABC transporter permease: MTILEQNLGRSALPASPALWRRRSRLQRATAVVLPLLRRPGFSLALLVVVFALVAAVAPHLLSGFDPYATSPIDKLRAPNLSHWFGTDELGRDLYTRVVFGSSLSVLAAFLAVGIALLGGLGLGILSGFAGGRIDAVIMRFVDVLLALPGLLLALAIVTAIGFGTVPVAIAVGIGIIPGFARTTRAEVLRVKTLPYVEAARLGGASWGRTLLRHILPNAWGPVAVLATLDFGAAILATAGLSFLGFGAAPPAAEWGTLIANGRHFLITAPWVSLLPGLFLVAVVFSLNHIARTFEEIQR, translated from the coding sequence ATGACGATCCTTGAGCAGAACCTGGGCCGCAGCGCCCTCCCGGCCAGCCCGGCGCTGTGGCGCCGCCGCAGCCGCCTGCAACGCGCCACGGCGGTGGTGTTGCCGCTGCTGCGCAGGCCCGGTTTCAGCCTGGCGCTGCTGGTGGTGGTATTCGCGCTGGTGGCCGCCGTAGCCCCGCACCTGTTGAGCGGCTTCGACCCCTACGCCACGTCCCCCATCGACAAGCTCCGCGCGCCCAACCTGAGCCATTGGTTCGGCACCGATGAGCTGGGGCGCGACCTGTACACCCGCGTGGTGTTCGGCTCCAGCCTTTCGGTGCTGGCGGCGTTTCTCGCCGTGGGCATCGCCCTGCTCGGCGGCCTGGGCCTGGGCATCCTGTCGGGCTTCGCCGGTGGGCGCATTGATGCGGTGATCATGCGTTTTGTCGATGTGTTGCTCGCCCTGCCCGGCCTACTGCTGGCCCTGGCCATCGTGACGGCGATCGGCTTCGGCACCGTGCCGGTGGCTATCGCCGTGGGCATCGGCATCATTCCAGGGTTTGCGCGCACCACCCGCGCCGAAGTGCTGCGGGTCAAGACATTGCCCTACGTCGAGGCCGCGCGCCTGGGCGGTGCAAGCTGGGGCCGCACCTTGCTGCGGCACATCCTGCCCAACGCCTGGGGGCCAGTGGCGGTACTCGCGACCCTGGACTTTGGCGCGGCCATCCTGGCGACTGCGGGTCTGAGTTTCCTGGGGTTTGGCGCCGCGCCACCGGCAGCCGAATGGGGCACCTTGATCGCCAACGGACGGCACTTTCTGATCACTGCACCGTGGGTGTCGCTGCTGCCCGGCCTGTTTCTGGTGGCCGTGGTGTTCAGCCTCAACCATATCGCCCGCACCTTCGAGGAGATCCAGCGATGA
- a CDS encoding ABC transporter permease, which translates to MSRYLIGRVGQALLVLWGAYSITYFILYLLPGDTLSIMLSASGMEADSLSVEDLAKARAFYGLDKGLFEQYFDLLLGALRGDFGQSLSLNRPVAELLAERLPQTLSLAGLAIVLSLLGGIGLAYLTAYIRWQPLKQALARLPSLGFSVPVFWMGLLLIQVFAFGLGWFPATGSRGFESLVLPAITLAIPSAAVYAQVLQRSFQGVWRESYIATAYAKGLSRGQVQARHAFKNAALPILTLIGLQVGNTVSGAVLVETIFARSGIGRLAQEAVLRQDIPVVLAIVAVSAAAFVLVNLLVDLLYPWLDPRISHTPKVS; encoded by the coding sequence ATGAGCCGTTACTTGATCGGTCGCGTTGGCCAAGCCCTGTTGGTGCTGTGGGGGGCGTACAGCATCACGTATTTCATCCTCTATCTGCTGCCGGGTGACACCTTGTCGATCATGCTCAGTGCGTCGGGCATGGAAGCCGACTCGCTGTCGGTGGAAGACCTGGCCAAGGCCCGGGCTTTCTACGGGCTGGACAAGGGCCTGTTCGAACAGTATTTCGACCTGCTGCTCGGCGCACTGCGCGGTGACTTCGGCCAGTCACTCTCGCTCAATCGCCCGGTCGCCGAGCTGCTCGCCGAACGCCTGCCGCAGACCTTGTCCCTGGCCGGCCTGGCCATCGTGCTGTCGCTGCTGGGCGGGATCGGCCTGGCCTACCTGACGGCCTATATCCGCTGGCAGCCGTTGAAGCAGGCCTTGGCGCGCCTGCCGTCGCTGGGGTTTTCGGTGCCGGTGTTCTGGATGGGATTGTTGCTGATCCAGGTGTTTGCGTTTGGCCTGGGCTGGTTTCCCGCCACTGGCAGCCGGGGTTTCGAAAGCCTGGTGCTGCCGGCCATCACCCTGGCAATTCCCAGTGCGGCGGTGTACGCCCAAGTGCTGCAACGCAGTTTCCAGGGGGTGTGGAGAGAGTCCTACATCGCCACGGCCTACGCCAAGGGCCTGAGCCGTGGCCAGGTGCAGGCACGGCATGCGTTCAAGAATGCCGCACTGCCGATCCTCACCCTGATCGGCTTGCAGGTGGGCAATACGGTGTCGGGCGCGGTGTTGGTGGAGACCATCTTTGCCCGCTCCGGCATTGGCCGCCTGGCCCAGGAAGCGGTATTGCGCCAGGACATACCGGTGGTGCTGGCAATCGTCGCGGTGTCGGCAGCGGCATTTGTACTGGTGAACCTGCTGGTCGACCTGCTCTATCCGTGGCTCGACCCGCGTATTTCTCACACGCCAAAGGTGTCCTAG